CGTTGCATAGGACGGTAATTGGAGGATTCTGCCAATAACATTTGTGGTAACTCCTGGAAAATGATAGATGACTGGGATTTCTTCCTCAGCTAATTGTGCTGTCACGTTTGCTCGCAGCCTGACATATGTGTCATATCGAACAGGGAACCAAAAATATTGTCCGCGATTGAGCGTCATGGTAGCCTCTGGGTTCGCACCCATCATTGCTACTACTTACGACATGTGGGATCGAACTACCACAAAAAATATCCTTCGAAAAATGAGCGAGACATAGTCATTGACATGGGTTTGTAGTACCaactatttaatatatatattatagtgcTTCCACTATTCAGATGTTTGTTCCTTACACTAAcgggttgtaacagcccgattttcaatggtgtcggaaaTAGTGGTTTGAGGCCACCAAATCCAACAAGTAAgtttgtatatattattatttaatatttacgagttaaataTGGTTTTAGAaagattttaaattagtaatttcGCTTTATAATGATTTATTCGATTAAATGGttttaggaaatgaggtatcgggacctcatttttataaaccgagctataaatatttttataaatatttatagagtgtcaAAAGggtagtattaaagtttttgttgaaaaattttatcattttgatagttaattaattaaaaagactaaattgaaaaaggtgcaaaactttctaattataataataaagtaaCTATATGTCTTGATTAATAAATAAGGAGAGACTTAAGTGAAAATATGCCTAGATTAATGGATGAGGCGACATATgaataaaaaatgataaaataaaaagaaacaatggtaaaattgtaattataATGAAATCAAATAAgacaaattgaaatttaaaaagcaTTCTAGGCTTTTTTTCTCCAAATTTAGGTTGAAAAATAGAGAGGGGGAGAGCTCAAGCAGGTTTTCATATTTTTGGCTGTAGGCAAGTTCAATTTAGCCCcgttttcaataatttttatgtttttgagattgttacaatTAAGTCCAACTAAACTTTACCTTTgtttttgatttagttaaagattTTGGATGTTGTAATTGTTGaatatatatgattattgatgttaaatgatgattTTGAGATGTTATTTGTTAactaaaagtattttattaagtgatttttgatgaatttcctgattagggactaaattattgaAATGGTAAAAATACAAGAGTTTGTTGTGAATTTATTGCAAAAATGGGCTTTATTCAATGCCATGAATATTTGGATAGCTTGAATTTgtattaaaatggttaatttgcatgttttggacttagggactaaattgaataaaagtaaaactttaggggtaattttgtaaaaatatcaaaaaaggCCAAACtgcataaaatgatttttttattgtctaaattaatatattgaatgaaattattaatttatataaagaTTAGGTGaaaaatcgaggaaaataaaaaattaccaaaatgcccttaaatctTGGtgtttctgcaatttagccatgTAAGCTCATATGGTTAAActttaatgtttatttattaaagtgatgaatggtattatgtatttattcatatctattgttgaaaataaaattattgctaAGTTATAAAAATTGAAGTGAATGTTCAATGTGAACGGAACAAGAGATTGAGTACAATTGTTCAGTGTAAAGGaggaattgacggataagaccataacTAGGTTATGGCACTAaaaatgtaagaccatggttggaccatggcagtatTTATATGTAAGACTATAGTTGGGTTATGGCATTAATGTAAAGGATGAATTGACGGAAATAACCATAACTAGGTTATGACACTTTGAATGTatgaccatggttggaccatggcagtatTTATATGttagaccatagttgggctatggcattatGATGATAAggccataactgggttatggcactacgaatgtaagaccatggttgggccATGGCAAtgctgtgtaagaccatagttggactatgacacaaagaaaatgatgtACTCATATCCGTAACCCGTTCTCCGATTCGAAAAGACTtggtgtaacgacccaaaatccaTGGGCACCGAaaaagtgtgttatcgggcctccgtcttagtgaaataagtttgaaaataattattaaaaatatttatgagcctagtagtgtgtctaattaggttttatttaagtaaatttagcttaatttagagtaattagtaaaaaggattaaattgaataagggtaaaagtttaattatagattaaagaaaaactagaaggactaaagaggaaattaaaccatttcctATAGCTGAGGCGGTTTAACGTGGAaaaatatcaaagattttattgattaaaatatatatatttgtttaataattaagtatattattatattatattatattatattatattatattatattatattatattatattatataaaagaaacaaatgagttaaaaagaaatgaaatgaaaacgaaaacagagaagaaagcagggagaaagaagaaaaggaaaatttagtTTCAAGGTTCAAAATTAAATTGGtaaatcaatttaatcattttcttgtaattttaagtttttggagTCCTAGGACAAAATATGTCatgatttatattaaaattttaaaagatagtAGATTTCTAAACATGAGTTAGCTTGAACATATGATAGAATTGGGGGTCTATTTGATAGAAACTTTAATTGGAATTaaataaaggattgaattgtaaactaagctataagttttgagttttagggattaaattgaaataaattcgaaattatgaaaatatgataaaatttaaatagtTAGATGTGGGTTTGACAAGAAATTGAGTAGCAAAGaggtatgaattgagaaagaaaaatatataggtttagttgggattaaattgaaattaaagtaaacgttagataaaaatttcagcatttaaattgtgttatgctaataattgtgaaattattttaattgttcgtagctaatatcgagcctgaagcatcggcccaaaaagaaaaaggaaagatcgTCGAGGATTAAATTCGAAGAAAAAAATTctggtttgtatcactataactcaagctttataattaatatgtgtttaatttaatatgaatgtgtggtaagtattttaaggtaagtattaaATGAACTGATAAAATTTGTGATTGGGTATTAAAATTTAGATTGATACTGAACTGAATTATGGGATACTAAATATTGTTTTGAATACCGAATTAAACTGTGAAATTATTGAATAATGTTATGTATATTGTATTGAACTGTAAAATTTCTAATGAAGTGAATTACTGTATTACTgtgaaaattgatcaaaataataaattataattaatattgaatcgaaatggaaattatactgaaaatgatttaaataccccattaactagtcgggctagtcggatatagttggcatgccatagaatatgaaagagtacgggtttttgccggcttactgatcaggcacttatgtgccgactactgttactgttaccgattcgacactttgtgtCGAATATTGTTACCATTACTGTTACAGATtcagcactttgtgtgttgaatactATTATCTTATCGCTATCGCTACTGCTTCTCGATTCGATTAGGTATCAGAAACAGTTAAGGCAcattgtgccgtactggtgtgttagttgaaatccgtgtatccgccgagtccgagtcaagttaataggggcaaatgaaataaatctactgataaaactaaatttgaatgatatgacatatgtgaaagttgagaattgaaataaagaaataagaatgatatatatatatatatatatatatatatatatatatatatcgaatgataaaataaaagatttaattgttcattaagtgatgatGATTGTAACgtaaaagtatgtgtgtgatttaatgtatttaattataaactgaaatatagtgataccactgagtatatgcatactcagcgtacggttgtttccgtctTGCAGTTGTAGAAGCCAAATCTTGAACCAAACATCCAAAGCCGGACCGACTTCACAaacttttggtgatgtatattttcttttggtaatgtggcatgtacataggatgtgtataaaggttattatgttttgaatataaatggtttaaaatattagtatctCAAGTCAAAAATTATAATGAAAAAGTTtttccatttcaatttaattagtacaatgataattttaaattgatattatattgattaagttgattAGAAAGTATTTAGGATagaaaataaatgtgtgaaataaattagttgaattggttatgtttgaaatgaatatggtttaattgcagggggttttatgtaaaaataagcagaaatgctgtcgaaatttataaaaaaaaaaaaaattggagtaCTTAAATGAGTCCCGTTTCACTTAAATGTATGATTTagatttgaatagttcaatatagggatttagtaattaaattatgctatgaatgttattttatttgtgaattattcataagttgtctgatacgactggtaatgcctcgtaactttattccggcgacggttcggggttagggggtgttacacttggcaagtgacatatgaaattaatattgaAAGACTTATGGTTATTATTGGTATTGATCTGAAATAAGTGTATTCATCGATATTTAAATGATTCAATGGGCAAAGTTATGATATGGAATAACATGAGTTTGAAATGAACTATTACCGGTATATaattgaaatacatgaaaatgatatttatttgatatattgaaacatgacatggaaaatacatgtatataaaaCTTGCTTGATAATTATGTATACTTACGATTATGAGCTGTTACAGGAATAAATATACacgaaattcatgaaaatgatggtacatgaaatattaatatatgtttataaaGAAACTGACATGAGAATGATATgcatcatgacatgtaaatatgtgattgtctttgatatgttgatataagGAAATTATGTATGTTGTTATGAGTAAACTTAAGTGTGACATGTGGAGAAATAAGTTTGTCAATGTTAAATTTATATGTAATATGTGCAAGTACGCTAACCAGTGTTGTTActtgatgcttaggcaagtgccaaactattggttgaatggtaatatgtttaattataagatgcattgaaatggtaagtgctcgaatgaaaatatacttgtgttcatgaaagagtggtaaattttaaattatgcaatttcttatgaaatgacttatcatgtgatcaattcgaaaaaggcttgaTTAAATGCACTTGTTTGTAACCATGGTTGAATTGTAAGTTTATGACTTGTGTGTCATGCATAAGGAGTAAGTgtagaaagaaaagaaatgcaTTTGAAAATAGAGAAATTTGGAAGAGTTGAAGTTATATAAAATCCTACTAAGCTTGGGACAATATGTATAAGTAATACTGAGGATTTATTCaccttgtgaattgatgaatataGCTTCATGAGTATTGTGGTATCAATATTGgattattttttatatgtataaattttacatttgaaatgaattaatatgatTAAAgattacatgagcttactaagcattcacttacgttattgttttgttacgaagtggtcactctacgTGGCAGTCAAAGGCGAATTTAGGGGGTTGGCAAAGGCCCCGACCTCCCTTAAAATGGAAAATAACTATTTAGGccctttaaaatttattaaaattttaaattagtaaaggtaaaattacattttgccctccgaaaattataaaaattcgatttaatcctttaaaaattataaagatatagattataaaaaattaaaatttcattcggctCCTTAAAAGattgttctggcttcgcccctggtgATAGTCCAACTggattttaaatgccaacttgaatGTCCAACTGGGACgagaataatttttaattaaataaatttaattaattaaaaattttaaattaattacaccttgaattgaaaaaaatcatttgtctcctttttctttttgttttctttttcattttgacTAAAAAAACTATTCTTATCCCAGTTAAACATCCAAGTTAGCATTTAAAATCCATTTGGATTGTCACGTAGGATTGTCATTTGAGAGGTAATGGAGCTTAACGGCAGAGTAACTACTTCGTAACAAAACgttaatataagtgactaaaatgtaacatttcaaacataaatgactaaaatgtaatctgaagTAAACAAAAGTAACTATGTTTATAGTTTACCCTAATTATAATACCGAAAAATATCTAGTCCAAAGTGAGTGACATTTTTATACTCGACAAGTAAAGTTAAAGGATTGACAAgtgttttatataaaatattaaaaatagacaTTAAAAAAAAGACatgtcaatttttaaaattattttgaaattaaaaaaagtaaattgTCAGATTTCAAATACTTGCTCTTATAATATTTTACtcgattttaattatatttacataaaataataaaatattaaattataggtaaaataatttttataagtaagcTTCGTTAAGCTTGTGTTCAAATTGTAGAtattacatttttatttattttattaaacatttatataaaaatagtgaaaaatgaaattattattatattaaaattcaatcttttaaatatttttttggttaaattgattttaaattaaCTGGTAATATTACATTTTTTAAGAGATTAGCAATTgtatttaagaaaaacaaacagTTTTAAGTAATGTCTTTATGGCTTGTCTTATTTAAATGACAAACCAATTTTGACATATAAAaggtaatttaattttatttagtatataaatatattcatgagataaatatcaaaattatacatgaactacGGCTAAttctatatataaattttaattttgtgtaattttatacataaaattttaatttgatccaattttataaattatttacacaattattaatataacatcattttatgttaatatattgcatatacaaaataattatatttatccaatataaaaataaattgatatatttatttctttaaatgtgtatgattaaattaaaattaaagttttaaatgTACATTTGAACCACGATTATAGTTTCATGTATATAATTACACCAAACTGAAGTTCATATATACAAGTTAAATTATGTAGAATAAAAatcaatttcatttatttaatatttaaataagtaAAAACACTTGTACTTAAAAAAGAGTTCCCCTCCTGCCTCCTTAATACATCCATCCCCGTAGAAAGATCTAGTGAAGGGTGCTAATTCAGTGTTGCCAATTCTGAATTTTACTGTCAATGGCCAGACTTTGCTATAAAGAATGaagctttaaagtttaatttttGTTAAATGAGCCTTTAAATTATAAAGCCATAAATGTGGGTAAAGAATGAATGAACTGGATTCCAAAAAACAACAAATATAACATTGAGAAAATGGAAATCTACCAGGTGCATGAAGAACACATAGCACAATGCTACActatcaaaatgaaaaaaaaaaaaaaacaaaaattaaagtcTTACTTTCAGTGTGTATGAAGAGCTGTGAATTAAATATGGAGTGGCCAACTGATAGGAATGCATCGTTCCGATCAGCAGCAAGAGGAGTCTATGGAACTGTATGCTGTTTGCTTTCTGATGTTGTTTTTTTCCATCATTTCTCTAACTCCTGCTGCAGCATCCCATTGTCCTGCTTCAGCATACATGTTGTACAGCAATATATATGGAGCTGAGCTTTCAGGTTCCAGTCTCATCAATGCTTCAGCAGCAACTCTAGCTAACTCTACATTATTATGCAGCCTACAAGCACCTAGTAATGCACCCCAAACTTCCTTATCTGCCTCAAACGGCATACTCTTGATTAAATCCATGGCTTCCTCAAACTGACCGTGTCGAGCCATATTGTCAATCAGGGAAGCATAATGTTCAATTCCAGGCTCAATGCCATATTCACTTACCATGGACTTAAAATATGCCCAACCTTCATCAACTAATCCTGCGTGCCTACATGCACTCAAAACAGAAATGAATGTTATATAGGTTGGCTGAACTTTGTTCTTCTTCATCAATTCAAAGAATCCTAAAGCCTCTAAAGCAAAACCATGTGATGCATATCCTCCGATCATTGCATTCCAAGAGATTACATCTTTTGGAGATTTCAACTCATCAAAAATGGTCCGTGACTCGACCAGTGCCCCGCATCTTGAATACATTGTAATGAGAGAGTTCTGTATAGGTACATCTGGAATTACAGTCTTAGAGACCAGCTGATGAATCTGCATACCTAATTGCATATCCACAAGCCCGGTACAGACACTGAGAACTGAAGATAGTGTGTGTCTATCAGGTTTCTCTCCTTCACCTAGCATCCGTATGAAAAACTTAATTGCTCCTTTGTAATCCTCATTTTTCTCATACCCTGCTATTAAGGCGTTCCATGAAACCAAATGTTTCTGGGGCATCATCTCGAAATAATCACGAGCAAGCTCTAACTTACCCATCTGAGCATAGCCTGATATCATTGAATTCCAAGACAAGTTATCCGGCTTAGGCATCATATTAAAAAGATTTAAGGCCTCCTCCATATCTAATATTTGAACATAGCCATTAATCATGGTATTCCAAGAAATAGTATCTTTATCCACCATTTGATCAAAGAGCTCCCTAGCAGATAAAATATCTCCTGCCTTCACATGACACATGATCATCGAGTTCCATGTCACCACATTCCTTTCAAACACCCCATTTCTCCCATCTGCTTGGACGCTGTTAAATGGGATTTGATTAAATAGTCTTCGGGCATCATCTACCCTTCCCTTCTGACCATACCCCGCAATCAAAGTATTACAAGAAGGAATCAAATCTTCACTCCAGCCGTCCCTATTCCCACATTCAATCAAAACCCTGGCAGCTTCATCCAATTCACCATTTTGAACTAAACCAGACACAAATGCATTAACAGAAGCAGAATCCCTTTCAGGCATCCTCTCAAAATACTGAGTAGCACTTAAAGTATCACCGTTACGGAAAAACCCAGTAATCATAGCATTCCAAGAAACCACATTCCTTTCAGGCATACTCTCAAAAAGCCTTATGGCTTCATCCATCTTGCCACTCTTGGCATACCCGCTAATCATTGTATTCCATGAAACTACATCTCTCCTGGGCATTTTTTCAAACAATTTTTTCCCTTCCTCGAGAAAATTGTACCCCAAATATGAAGCGTAACCAGAAATCATCAAGTTCCAAGAAACGATATCTCTCTCAGGCATTTCATCGAAAAGCTTTCGCGCCTGGGTCATTTCTCGTCGTTTAACATACCCACTAATCATGGAATTCCACGTTACCATGTTTCTTTCTCCCATTTTATCAAACATGGATCTGGCTTCGTGAATTTTGCCGGTTCTTACTATATCGGAAAGCTTCTTGTTCATTGCATACAAGTCATTGGCTTTAGAAGAAGCTGCTTTGGGTGTTAAAGTAGACGAAAAACGCAAGGGATTCAGCAAGCAACGCCGCAGAACCATGGTTCTAAAGCCCGAAACACCAGTAGCAGCAGATCATCGCTCAATGATTTGGAAAACGAGACCATTGGTTTAGTCCCAACGATTAATTAATTAGGAATTCGATTGGCAACGTCTACCTTTTTCACACtttgtaccaaaaaaaaaaagttaaattccaTGGTTAGTCCCTGTACTTTGACAAAATCTAA
This window of the Gossypium arboreum isolate Shixiya-1 chromosome 12, ASM2569848v2, whole genome shotgun sequence genome carries:
- the LOC108478162 gene encoding pentatricopeptide repeat-containing protein At1g62260, mitochondrial is translated as MVLRRCLLNPLRFSSTLTPKAASSKANDLYAMNKKLSDIVRTGKIHEARSMFDKMGERNMVTWNSMISGYVKRREMTQARKLFDEMPERDIVSWNLMISGYASYLGYNFLEEGKKLFEKMPRRDVVSWNTMISGYAKSGKMDEAIRLFESMPERNVVSWNAMITGFFRNGDTLSATQYFERMPERDSASVNAFVSGLVQNGELDEAARVLIECGNRDGWSEDLIPSCNTLIAGYGQKGRVDDARRLFNQIPFNSVQADGRNGVFERNVVTWNSMIMCHVKAGDILSARELFDQMVDKDTISWNTMINGYVQILDMEEALNLFNMMPKPDNLSWNSMISGYAQMGKLELARDYFEMMPQKHLVSWNALIAGYEKNEDYKGAIKFFIRMLGEGEKPDRHTLSSVLSVCTGLVDMQLGMQIHQLVSKTVIPDVPIQNSLITMYSRCGALVESRTIFDELKSPKDVISWNAMIGGYASHGFALEALGFFELMKKNKVQPTYITFISVLSACRHAGLVDEGWAYFKSMVSEYGIEPGIEHYASLIDNMARHGQFEEAMDLIKSMPFEADKEVWGALLGACRLHNNVELARVAAEALMRLEPESSAPYILLYNMYAEAGQWDAAAGVREMMEKNNIRKQTAYSSIDSSCC